The following proteins are co-located in the Apis mellifera strain DH4 linkage group LG9, Amel_HAv3.1, whole genome shotgun sequence genome:
- the LOC107965827 gene encoding uncharacterized protein LOC107965827, translating into MAQFPYEFERKEKLETKKDDQYFEEIIDIDENISKDFEFLSNAPISENDHFVFQSEKDWTVDISKYSEFFTIDLKTLSAAIEAIPFNNNVNIDTKYFTDDQITDIYNNAERGKEKYNKILNTEEIVTNIKKDENKNQDSLENTAEELDFLLSCREPINDPLMIVKSLPLSCNIDSKIKTKSNTSTKSLDLEKWLDSILDD; encoded by the exons ATGGCTCAATTCCCTTACGAATTT gaaagaaaagaaaagttagaAACTAAAAAGGACgatcaatattttgaagaaatcattgatatagatgaaaatatctcaaaggattttgaatttctatcaaatgcaccaatttcagaaaatgatcattttgtttttcaatcaGAAAAAGACTGGACTGttgatatttctaaatattctgaattttttacaatagatCTAAAGACATTATCTGCAGCAATAGAAGCAATTCCATTTAATAACAATGTTAATattgatacaaaatattttact gatGACCAGATaacagatatttataataatgctgaacgaggaaaagagaaatataacaaaatattaaatacagaaGAAAtagttacaaatattaaaaaagatgaaaacaaaaatcaagATTCATTAGAAAACACAGCTGaagaattagattttttattatcatgtcGAGAACCTATAAATGATCCTTTAATGATTGTAAAATCTTTACCTCTTTCTTGTAATATTG attcaaaaataaaaactaaatctAATACATCTACTAAATCTTTAGATTTAGAAAAGTGGTTGGATTCTATATtggatgattaa
- the LOC726444 gene encoding ectonucleoside triphosphate diphosphohydrolase 5 — MDGTDEGIFSWFTVNFLLERFNTHNPSNTVAALDLGGGSTQVTFSPNAMQQHGLIEKKLGGHIYSVNIFNHNMSVYTHSYLGLGLMAARKEILTHGLNLDNINPKNKIEVRSECINPIVSTEWSYGGFNYLVKGPVNGTHKLVKIQNFAGGEVDRPIVNFSECLKIIEKYVGKIKNKPEGLKDHEIYAFSYYFDRATEVSLVDPFSGGIIQVSAFLKQAMDACDYPNTEQPFTCLDLTFIYILLRDGFGLDPTTKLYLYKKINGHELSWALGAAFNIIQNGL, encoded by the exons aTGGATGGGACAGATGAAGGTATATTTTCTTGGTTCACTGTAAATTTTCTACTGGAACGTTTTAACACACATAATCCTAGTAATACAGTTGCTGCATTAGATCTCGGTGGAGGTTCAACACAAGTGACTTTTTCACCTAATGCTATGCAG CAGCATGGACTAATT gaaaaaaaacTCGGTGGACATATATACTCTGTTAATATCTTCAATCATAACATGAGTGTTTATACGCATAGCTACTTGGGTTTGGGTCTTATGGCAGCAAGGAAGGAGATTCTAACACATGGATTGAACTTGGATAATATAAacccaaaaaataaaatagaagtaCGATCTGAATGTATAAATCCCATAGTTTCAACGGAATGGAGTTATGGCGGATTTAATTATCTCGTTAAAGGACCTGTAAATGGAACTCATAAACTGgtaaaaatacaaaactttGCTGGTGGAGAAGTAGATAGGCCAATTGTCAATTTCTcagaatgtttaaaaattattgaaaaatatgttggcaaaattaaaaataaaccagAAGGCTTAAAAGATCATGAGATCTACGCATTTTCTTACTATTTTGATCGTGCTACCGAg GTAAGTCTTGTTGATCCTTTTTCTGGTGGAATTATCCAAGTAAGTGCATTTCTAAAACAAGCAATGGATGCTTGTGATTATCCAAATACTGAGCAACCTTTCACTTGTCtcgatttaacatttatttatattcttcttcgtgATGGATTTGGTCTGGATCCTACTACAAAACTTTAT ctttataaaaagatcaatGGACATGAATTAAGTTGGGCTCTTGGGGCTGCATTCAACATTATCCAAAATGGCCTTTAA